In Thioalkalivibrio paradoxus ARh 1, the following are encoded in one genomic region:
- the rpsH gene encoding 30S ribosomal protein S8, whose protein sequence is MMTDPIADMLTRVRNAQRAQKKTVVVPYSRTKEAILKVFADEGYVGEVTAEGEGASRQLRVTLKYFQGQGVIENLVRISRPGLRIYRGKDDLPKINAGLGVAIVSTPKGVMTDRAARALGQGGEVLCKIY, encoded by the coding sequence ATGATGACCGATCCGATCGCCGACATGCTGACCCGCGTGCGCAACGCGCAGCGGGCCCAGAAGAAAACCGTGGTGGTGCCGTACAGCCGGACCAAAGAGGCGATCCTGAAGGTGTTCGCCGATGAAGGCTACGTCGGCGAGGTGACCGCCGAGGGCGAAGGGGCGTCGCGCCAGCTGCGCGTGACCCTGAAGTATTTCCAGGGGCAGGGTGTGATCGAGAACCTGGTGCGGATCAGTCGCCCGGGGCTGCGCATCTACCGTGGCAAGGACGATCTGCCGAAAATCAACGCTGGCCTGGGTGTCGCGATCGTGTCCACTCCGAAGGGTGTGATGACCGACCGCGCGGCACGGGCCCTGGGGCAGGGCGGCGAAGTGCTCTGCAAGATCTATTGA
- the rplR gene encoding 50S ribosomal protein L18, whose protein sequence is MDKKESRLRRARRARFKIRELGVHRLCVHRTPRHIYAQIIAPGGDRVLAAASTAESAVRGDVKYTGNADAAARVGKLIAERARQAGIERVAFDRSGFRYHGRVQALADAAREGGLAF, encoded by the coding sequence GTGGACAAGAAAGAGTCGAGACTCAGAAGGGCGCGCCGCGCGCGGTTCAAGATCCGGGAGTTGGGCGTCCATCGCCTCTGTGTGCACCGGACCCCGCGGCACATCTATGCGCAGATCATCGCGCCCGGCGGCGACCGCGTGCTCGCGGCGGCGTCTACCGCGGAATCCGCGGTGCGCGGCGATGTCAAGTACACCGGCAACGCCGATGCGGCGGCGCGGGTGGGAAAACTGATCGCGGAACGGGCCCGGCAGGCCGGGATCGAACGCGTGGCCTTCGACCGTTCCGGGTTCCGGTACCACGGTCGCGTACAGGCCCTGGCCGATGCCGCCCGCGAGGGCGGTCTCGCGTTCTGA
- the rpmD gene encoding 50S ribosomal protein L30, whose translation MNKLKLTLVRSTAGRLANHKACVRGLGLRRTQSTSVVDATPENLGMVRKVAYLLKVEEV comes from the coding sequence ATGAACAAGCTCAAGCTCACGCTGGTCCGGTCCACTGCGGGCCGTCTGGCCAATCACAAGGCCTGCGTGCGCGGGCTCGGCCTGCGCCGCACGCAAAGTACCTCGGTGGTGGATGCCACCCCGGAGAATCTGGGCATGGTGCGCAAGGTCGCCTATCTGCTCAAGGTCGAGGAGGTCTGA
- the rplB gene encoding 50S ribosomal protein L2, giving the protein MAIIKTNPTSAGRRHAVQIRTPELHSGAPHAPLLEKKARTGGRNNRGRITVRHVGGGHKQHYRLVDFKRNKDNVPAQVERLEYDPNRSAHLALLKYADGERRYIIAPKGVQPGDTLQSGSQAPVRPGNAMELRAIPVGTVVHCVEMKPGKGAQIARSAGTSVQLVAREGRLATLRLRSGEMRRVPAECRAVVGEVGNSGHSLRKFGKAGAKRWMGVRPTVRGTAMNPVDHPHGGGEGRNFGKHPVTPWGVPTKGYKTRNNKRTDRMIVRRRKK; this is encoded by the coding sequence ATGGCGATCATCAAGACCAATCCCACGTCGGCGGGTCGCCGGCACGCGGTGCAGATCCGGACGCCGGAACTGCATTCCGGCGCGCCGCATGCGCCGCTCCTCGAGAAGAAAGCGCGGACCGGCGGTCGCAACAACCGTGGCCGGATCACGGTGCGGCATGTCGGTGGCGGCCACAAGCAGCACTACCGGCTCGTCGACTTCAAGCGCAACAAGGATAACGTTCCGGCGCAAGTCGAGCGGCTCGAATACGACCCGAACCGAAGCGCGCACCTCGCGCTGCTGAAATACGCCGACGGCGAGCGCCGCTACATCATCGCGCCCAAGGGTGTTCAGCCGGGCGACACGCTGCAAAGCGGCAGCCAGGCGCCGGTGCGGCCCGGGAACGCGATGGAACTGCGCGCGATTCCGGTAGGCACGGTCGTGCACTGCGTGGAAATGAAGCCCGGCAAGGGTGCGCAGATCGCGCGCTCCGCTGGCACCTCGGTGCAGCTGGTCGCGCGCGAAGGCCGCCTCGCGACCCTGCGCCTGCGCTCGGGCGAAATGCGCCGGGTCCCCGCCGAGTGCCGCGCGGTCGTCGGCGAGGTGGGCAACAGCGGTCACAGCCTGCGCAAGTTCGGCAAAGCGGGCGCGAAGCGCTGGATGGGCGTGCGCCCGACCGTGCGCGGCACCGCGATGAACCCGGTCGACCACCCGCACGGCGGCGGCGAGGGTCGGAACTTCGGGAAACATCCGGTGACCCCCTGGGGCGTGCCGACGAAGGGTTACAAGACCCGCAACAACAAGCGTACCGACCGCATGATCGTGCGTCGGCGCAAGAAGTAA
- the rpsN gene encoding 30S ribosomal protein S14, with product MAKISMMQREQKRAQLVAKYSARRAELKAKILDDSLPGEERLAAMQALQKLPRDSSPVRQRNRCGVTGRPKGYYRRFGLGRNKLREFAMRGEIPGLRKASW from the coding sequence ATGGCAAAGATTTCGATGATGCAGCGCGAGCAGAAGCGCGCGCAGCTGGTGGCAAAGTATTCGGCTCGGCGGGCCGAGTTGAAGGCCAAGATCCTCGACGATTCGCTGCCGGGGGAAGAGCGGCTGGCTGCGATGCAGGCACTGCAGAAGCTGCCGCGCGATTCGAGCCCGGTGCGCCAGCGCAACCGCTGCGGCGTGACCGGTCGCCCCAAGGGGTACTATCGCCGGTTCGGTCTGGGGCGGAACAAGCTGCGCGAGTTCGCGATGCGTGGCGAGATCCCGGGCCTGCGCAAGGCAAGTTGGTAA
- the rpmC gene encoding 50S ribosomal protein L29 codes for MKFADLKGKSDAELGEELQGLYQEQFALRMQKAVGQLARPDRVKKVRREIAQIKTLMNERKAAG; via the coding sequence ATGAAGTTCGCGGATCTGAAAGGCAAGAGCGACGCCGAACTCGGTGAAGAACTGCAGGGGCTGTATCAGGAGCAGTTCGCGCTGCGCATGCAGAAGGCGGTCGGACAGCTTGCGCGTCCGGACCGGGTCAAAAAGGTTCGGCGCGAGATCGCTCAGATCAAGACGCTGATGAACGAACGCAAGGCGGCAGGATAA
- the rpsC gene encoding 30S ribosomal protein S3 — MGQKVHPTGIRLGISRPWAAVWYEDGNHFGKTLNSDLELRAFLRKRLAHASVSRVHIERPSRAAHVTIHTARPGIVIGKKGEDIEALRREVAGRLGLDNANVKINIEEIRKPEVDAQLVAEGIAQQLERRIMFRRAMKRAVGNAQRLGAQGVKVHVSGRLNGAEIARSEWYREGRVPLHTLRADIDYGFAEAKTTYGVIGIKVWIFKGEVFGLDGASEARPATAN; from the coding sequence ATGGGCCAGAAGGTACATCCAACCGGCATTCGTCTCGGCATCTCGCGCCCTTGGGCGGCCGTGTGGTACGAGGACGGCAACCATTTCGGCAAGACGCTGAACAGCGACCTCGAGCTGCGCGCCTTCCTGCGCAAGCGGCTGGCGCACGCCTCGGTGAGCCGGGTGCACATCGAGCGCCCGTCGCGCGCAGCGCATGTGACGATTCACACCGCGCGGCCGGGGATCGTGATCGGCAAGAAGGGCGAGGACATCGAGGCGCTGCGGCGCGAGGTCGCCGGCCGGCTCGGGCTCGACAACGCGAACGTGAAGATCAACATCGAAGAGATCCGCAAGCCGGAGGTCGACGCGCAGCTGGTCGCCGAAGGGATCGCGCAGCAGCTCGAGCGCCGCATCATGTTCCGCCGCGCGATGAAGCGCGCGGTCGGCAATGCCCAGCGTCTCGGCGCGCAGGGCGTGAAGGTGCACGTGTCGGGCCGCCTGAACGGCGCGGAAATCGCGCGCTCGGAATGGTATCGGGAAGGCCGGGTGCCGCTGCATACGCTGCGCGCGGACATCGACTACGGGTTCGCCGAGGCCAAGACGACCTACGGCGTGATCGGCATCAAGGTCTGGATTTTCAAGGGTGAAGTTTTCGGCCTCGACGGTGCGTCGGAAGCCAGGCCCGCGACTGCGAACTAG
- the rplE gene encoding 50S ribosomal protein L5 codes for MERLRAQYLESVVPALQEQFQYRNVMQVPRITKVTLNMGLGDAVADKKVIESALADMTAIAGQKPVVTKARQSIAGFKIRDGYPIGCKVTLRRRRMYEFLDRLINVALPRVRDFRGFSPRAFDGRGNYSLGVKEQIIFPEIDYDRVDKIRGMDITITTNAQSDEEAKALLAAFRFPFRQ; via the coding sequence ATGGAACGTTTGAGAGCGCAGTACCTGGAGTCGGTTGTCCCGGCCCTGCAGGAACAATTTCAGTACCGGAACGTGATGCAGGTGCCGCGCATCACCAAGGTCACGCTGAACATGGGGTTGGGCGATGCGGTTGCCGACAAGAAGGTGATCGAGAGCGCGCTGGCGGACATGACCGCGATCGCCGGCCAGAAGCCGGTGGTGACCAAGGCGCGCCAGTCGATCGCCGGGTTCAAGATCCGCGACGGCTATCCGATCGGCTGCAAGGTCACGCTGCGCCGCCGGCGGATGTACGAGTTCCTCGACCGGTTGATCAATGTCGCGCTTCCGCGTGTCCGGGACTTCCGGGGCTTCAGTCCGCGCGCGTTCGACGGCCGGGGCAACTACAGCCTCGGCGTGAAGGAACAGATTATCTTCCCGGAAATCGATTACGACCGGGTCGACAAGATCCGCGGGATGGATATCACCATCACGACCAACGCGCAGAGCGACGAGGAAGCGAAGGCGCTGCTCGCGGCGTTCCGTTTCCCGTTCCGGCAGTAA
- the rplX gene encoding 50S ribosomal protein L24: protein MKKIRKGDDVIVIAGKDKGRRGTVMRSLDGNRVLVQNINMVKKHQKPNPNMGRTGGIIEKEMPIDVSNVMLFNPGTAKGDRVSFKTLEDGRKVRVFRSNGEVVDA, encoded by the coding sequence ATGAAAAAGATTCGCAAGGGCGACGACGTGATCGTGATCGCGGGCAAGGACAAGGGCCGTCGGGGTACGGTCATGCGTTCGCTCGACGGCAACCGCGTGCTGGTCCAGAACATCAATATGGTGAAGAAACATCAGAAGCCGAATCCGAACATGGGTCGGACCGGCGGCATCATCGAGAAAGAGATGCCGATCGATGTTTCCAACGTGATGCTATTCAATCCCGGCACCGCCAAGGGTGATCGGGTTTCCTTCAAGACCCTCGAAGACGGGCGCAAGGTTCGGGTGTTTCGCTCGAACGGCGAAGTCGTCGACGCATAA
- the secY gene encoding preprotein translocase subunit SecY → MARGAAARGAGLTGFSELRQRLLFVLGALVVYRIGTFIPVPGINPVAVSSFFEQHSGTILDMFNMFSGGALERLSIFALGVMPYISAAIIMQLLAATVPYLQQLKKEGEAGRRKITQYTRYGTVFLALFQSIGIGIALSGQTIQGMPMALLPSHIFIPTVVVSLVTGTMFLVWLGEQITERGIGNGISIIIFAGIVAGLPAAIGGTLELARTGELAAAFVVILLVLALAVTAFVVFVERGQRRITINYAKRQVGRKVIGGQSSHLPLKLNMAGVIPPIFASSIILFPATLGQWFGQAEGMGWLREISTTLAPGQPLYVTFYAAAIIFFCFFYTALVFNSRETAENLKKQGAFIPGIRPGVQTERFIDGVMTRLTAVGAIYITAVCLLPEFLILYWNVPFYFGGTSLLIIVIVTMDFMAQLQAHLMSHQYEGLMRKANLKGFGGTNIR, encoded by the coding sequence ATGGCACGTGGAGCCGCAGCGAGGGGTGCAGGGCTAACCGGTTTCTCCGAACTCCGGCAACGCCTGCTGTTCGTGCTCGGGGCGCTGGTCGTCTACCGCATCGGGACGTTCATCCCGGTGCCGGGCATCAACCCGGTCGCGGTGTCGAGCTTCTTCGAGCAGCACAGCGGCACGATCCTGGACATGTTCAACATGTTCTCGGGCGGCGCGCTGGAACGGCTGTCGATCTTCGCACTCGGGGTCATGCCCTATATCTCCGCGGCGATCATCATGCAGCTGCTGGCGGCGACCGTGCCGTACCTGCAACAGCTGAAAAAGGAGGGCGAGGCCGGGCGGCGCAAGATCACACAGTACACGCGCTACGGCACCGTGTTCCTCGCGCTGTTCCAGAGTATCGGCATCGGCATCGCGCTGAGCGGGCAGACCATCCAGGGGATGCCGATGGCGCTGCTTCCGTCCCACATCTTCATCCCGACGGTGGTGGTGTCGCTGGTGACCGGGACCATGTTCCTGGTGTGGCTGGGCGAGCAGATCACCGAGCGCGGAATCGGCAACGGGATCTCGATCATCATCTTCGCGGGAATCGTCGCGGGGCTGCCGGCAGCGATCGGCGGAACGCTGGAGCTGGCCCGGACCGGGGAACTCGCGGCGGCGTTCGTGGTCATCCTGCTGGTGCTGGCGCTCGCCGTCACCGCGTTCGTGGTGTTCGTCGAGCGCGGCCAGCGCCGGATCACGATCAACTATGCCAAACGCCAGGTCGGGCGGAAGGTGATCGGCGGGCAGTCGAGTCACTTGCCGCTGAAGCTGAACATGGCCGGCGTGATTCCGCCGATCTTCGCGTCGAGCATCATCCTGTTCCCGGCGACACTCGGGCAGTGGTTCGGGCAGGCGGAAGGGATGGGTTGGCTGCGCGAGATCTCGACCACGCTCGCGCCCGGCCAGCCGCTGTACGTTACCTTCTACGCTGCCGCGATCATATTTTTCTGTTTCTTCTACACCGCGCTGGTGTTCAACTCGCGGGAAACTGCGGAGAACCTGAAAAAGCAGGGAGCGTTCATCCCGGGGATCCGGCCGGGGGTGCAGACCGAACGATTCATCGATGGCGTGATGACCCGGCTGACGGCCGTCGGCGCGATCTACATCACCGCGGTGTGTCTGCTGCCCGAGTTCCTGATCCTGTACTGGAATGTGCCGTTCTACTTCGGGGGCACATCGCTGCTGATCATCGTGATCGTGACGATGGACTTCATGGCGCAGCTGCAGGCGCATCTGATGTCGCATCAGTACGAAGGCCTGATGCGCAAGGCGAATCTCAAGGGTTTTGGCGGAACCAATATCCGCTAG
- the rpsE gene encoding 30S ribosomal protein S5, whose product MARNEASEATDGMQEKLISVNRVAKVVKGGRQFRFAALTVVGDGDGRVGYGYGKAREVPLAIQKAMQQARQNMKAVSLHDGTLHYAINGRHGAATVYMQPASEGTGVIAGGAMRAVLEVAGVRNVLAKCVGSRNPINVVQATINGLAAVHDPEFVAAKRGKTLEEITG is encoded by the coding sequence ATGGCACGTAACGAAGCAAGCGAAGCCACGGACGGGATGCAGGAAAAGCTGATCAGCGTGAACCGCGTGGCCAAGGTCGTGAAGGGCGGGCGGCAGTTCCGCTTCGCCGCACTGACTGTGGTCGGAGACGGCGACGGCCGCGTCGGCTATGGCTACGGCAAGGCGCGCGAAGTGCCGCTGGCGATTCAGAAGGCGATGCAGCAGGCGCGCCAGAACATGAAGGCGGTGTCGCTGCACGACGGCACGTTGCACTACGCGATCAACGGCCGCCATGGCGCGGCGACGGTGTACATGCAGCCGGCGTCCGAAGGTACCGGCGTGATCGCCGGCGGCGCGATGCGCGCGGTGCTCGAAGTCGCCGGGGTGCGCAACGTGCTCGCCAAGTGTGTGGGTTCGCGCAACCCGATCAACGTCGTCCAGGCCACGATCAACGGTCTGGCCGCGGTGCACGATCCGGAGTTCGTGGCCGCGAAACGCGGCAAGACGCTCGAAGAAATCACGGGTTGA
- the rplF gene encoding 50S ribosomal protein L6: MSRVAKRPLALPSGVTLQLNGQEITVKGPKGTIAMPCPDTVEVSVDGSVVSVAPAANAENSALAGTVRALLGNHVQGVSQGFERGLELVGVGYRAQAQGKVLNLNLGFSHPIAFEVPEGVTIETPSQTEIVVKGHDCQQVGQVAANIRAFRPPEPYKGKGVKYKGERILRKEAKKK; encoded by the coding sequence ATGTCTCGGGTAGCAAAACGTCCGCTGGCCCTTCCCTCCGGGGTCACGTTACAGTTGAACGGGCAGGAGATCACCGTGAAGGGTCCGAAGGGGACCATCGCGATGCCCTGCCCGGACACGGTCGAGGTGTCGGTCGACGGTAGCGTGGTGTCCGTTGCGCCGGCTGCGAACGCGGAAAACAGTGCGCTCGCGGGTACCGTGCGCGCGCTGCTGGGCAACCATGTCCAGGGCGTGAGCCAGGGGTTCGAACGCGGCCTGGAACTGGTCGGCGTCGGATACCGGGCGCAGGCGCAGGGCAAGGTGCTGAATCTGAATCTCGGGTTTTCCCATCCGATCGCGTTCGAGGTACCGGAAGGGGTGACGATCGAGACGCCCAGCCAGACCGAGATCGTGGTCAAGGGCCACGACTGCCAGCAGGTCGGACAGGTGGCCGCCAATATTCGCGCCTTCCGACCGCCGGAGCCGTACAAGGGCAAGGGCGTGAAGTACAAGGGCGAGCGCATCCTTCGCAAAGAAGCCAAGAAGAAGTAG
- the rplC gene encoding 50S ribosomal protein L3 — translation MSLGLIGRKLGMTRVFTEDGASLPVTVVQVGHNRVVQVKRSDQDGYDAVQVTAGARKPSRVSKPAAGHYAKASVQPGRGLWEFRVDGERVDGMSPGDELGVEVFSEGQLVDVTARSKGKGFQGVVKRHNFRMQDATHGNSRSHRAPGSIGQNQTPGRVFKNKKMAGHMGDARTTVQNLKIVRVDSDRGLLLIHGAVPGAPSADVMVRPAVKAKG, via the coding sequence ATGTCTCTTGGACTCATCGGTCGCAAGCTCGGGATGACGCGCGTCTTCACCGAGGATGGCGCCTCCCTGCCGGTGACCGTGGTGCAGGTGGGCCACAACCGCGTGGTGCAGGTCAAGCGTTCGGACCAGGACGGCTACGACGCGGTGCAGGTCACCGCCGGGGCGCGCAAGCCGTCGCGGGTCAGCAAACCCGCGGCCGGCCACTATGCCAAGGCATCGGTGCAGCCGGGCCGTGGCCTCTGGGAGTTTCGCGTGGACGGCGAGCGGGTCGACGGGATGTCGCCTGGCGACGAACTCGGGGTCGAGGTGTTCAGCGAAGGCCAGCTGGTCGACGTGACCGCGCGCAGCAAGGGCAAGGGCTTTCAAGGGGTGGTGAAGCGCCACAACTTCCGGATGCAGGACGCGACCCACGGGAACTCGCGGTCGCACCGGGCCCCGGGCTCGATCGGGCAGAACCAGACGCCGGGCCGTGTGTTCAAGAACAAGAAGATGGCGGGCCATATGGGCGACGCCAGAACCACCGTGCAGAATCTCAAGATCGTGCGCGTGGATAGCGACCGCGGGCTGCTGCTGATCCACGGTGCCGTGCCGGGTGCGCCCAGTGCCGACGTCATGGTCCGCCCCGCCGTCAAGGCCAAGGGATAG
- the rplO gene encoding 50S ribosomal protein L15: protein MRMNELLPAPGSRPTGKRLGRGIGSGLGKTGGRGHKGQKSRSGGYHKVGFEGGQMPLQRRLPKVGFRSRVARVTAEVRLHELAKVEGDVTLEALKGAGLIPGNAVRAKVFASGSIDKAVVVRGLGVTAGAKAAIEAAGGRVEE from the coding sequence ATGCGCATGAATGAACTGTTGCCGGCTCCGGGGTCGCGGCCCACGGGCAAGCGCCTCGGGCGCGGAATCGGCTCCGGGCTCGGCAAGACCGGCGGCCGGGGGCACAAGGGCCAGAAATCGCGGTCCGGTGGCTACCACAAGGTCGGGTTCGAAGGCGGCCAGATGCCGCTGCAGCGCCGGCTGCCGAAAGTCGGCTTCCGCTCGCGCGTTGCGCGGGTCACCGCCGAGGTGCGGCTGCACGAACTGGCGAAGGTCGAAGGCGACGTCACGCTCGAAGCGCTGAAGGGTGCCGGGCTGATCCCGGGTAACGCCGTGCGCGCAAAAGTGTTTGCGTCGGGATCGATCGATAAGGCCGTGGTCGTGCGCGGGCTCGGGGTGACGGCCGGTGCGAAGGCCGCGATCGAGGCCGCCGGCGGGCGCGTCGAGGAGTAA
- the rplN gene encoding 50S ribosomal protein L14 — MIQMQTVLEAADNSGARRVQCIKVLGGSHRRYARVGDVIKVSVKDAIPRGKVKKGDVYNAVVVRTAAGVRRPDGSVIRFDRNAAVLLNNQLQPIGTRIFGPVTRELRGEKFMKIISLAPEVL; from the coding sequence ATGATTCAGATGCAGACCGTCCTGGAGGCCGCCGACAACAGCGGCGCGCGCCGGGTGCAGTGTATCAAGGTGCTGGGTGGGTCCCATCGCCGGTATGCGCGGGTCGGTGACGTGATCAAGGTCAGCGTCAAGGACGCGATCCCGCGCGGAAAGGTGAAAAAAGGCGATGTCTACAACGCGGTGGTTGTGCGTACCGCGGCTGGAGTGCGGCGCCCGGATGGTTCGGTGATCCGTTTCGACCGGAATGCCGCGGTGCTGCTGAACAATCAGCTGCAGCCGATCGGCACCCGCATCTTCGGCCCGGTTACGCGTGAACTGCGCGGCGAGAAGTTCATGAAGATCATCTCGCTGGCTCCGGAAGTGTTGTGA
- the rpsQ gene encoding 30S ribosomal protein S17 yields the protein MSDEMSKTQRSIIGRVVSDKTDKTRTVLVERRVRHPLYGKFIRRSTRLYVHDESNESRMGDTVRVRECRPLSRLKRFALVEVVSRAEA from the coding sequence ATGAGCGACGAAATGTCGAAGACCCAGCGTTCGATCATCGGGCGCGTGGTGAGTGACAAGACGGACAAGACCCGTACCGTGCTGGTGGAACGCCGCGTGCGCCATCCGCTGTACGGCAAGTTCATCCGGCGGAGCACCCGGCTGTACGTGCACGACGAGAGCAACGAGTCGCGCATGGGCGATACCGTTCGGGTGCGCGAGTGCCGGCCGCTGTCCCGTCTCAAGCGCTTTGCGCTGGTCGAAGTGGTCAGCCGCGCCGAGGCGTGA
- the rplV gene encoding 50S ribosomal protein L22 translates to METQETIAKLRFARISPQKARLVADQIRGKKVEQALNDLTFSPKKAAAMLKKVLESAIANAENNDGADVDELRVSRIQVDQGPTLKRMQARAKGRGNRILKRTSHILIGVSEKRAK, encoded by the coding sequence ATGGAAACGCAAGAAACGATCGCGAAGCTGCGGTTCGCCCGTATCTCGCCGCAGAAGGCCCGGCTGGTCGCCGACCAGATTCGGGGCAAGAAGGTCGAGCAGGCGTTGAACGACCTGACCTTCAGCCCGAAAAAGGCCGCGGCCATGCTGAAGAAGGTGCTGGAGTCGGCCATCGCCAACGCGGAAAACAACGACGGTGCCGACGTCGACGAGCTTCGGGTCAGCCGGATCCAGGTCGACCAGGGTCCGACCCTGAAGCGCATGCAAGCGCGGGCCAAGGGCCGTGGCAATCGAATCCTGAAACGTACCAGCCACATTCTGATTGGCGTCAGCGAGAAGAGGGCGAAGTAA
- the rpsS gene encoding 30S ribosomal protein S19 — protein sequence MPRSLKKGPFVDHHLLKKVDVAVEKNDRRPIKTWSRRSMIIPQMVGLTMAVHNGRQHVPVLVTENMVGHKLGEFAATRTFKGHVANKKSR from the coding sequence ATGCCGCGTTCACTGAAGAAGGGTCCGTTCGTCGATCATCATCTGCTGAAGAAGGTCGATGTTGCCGTGGAAAAGAACGACCGGCGTCCGATCAAGACCTGGTCGCGCCGCTCGATGATCATTCCGCAGATGGTCGGTCTGACCATGGCGGTCCATAACGGCCGGCAGCACGTACCGGTGCTGGTGACCGAGAACATGGTCGGGCACAAGCTCGGCGAGTTCGCCGCGACCCGGACCTTCAAGGGCCATGTGGCCAACAAGAAGTCGCGCTAA
- the rplP gene encoding 50S ribosomal protein L16 — protein MLQPKRTKFRKQFKGKNRGLATVGAKVSFGEFGLQAVDRGRITARQIEAARRAMVRHIKRGGKIWIRVFPDVPVSKKPLEVRMGKGKGNVEYWVCKIQPGRVLYEMEGVNEETAREAFRLAAAKLPIKTTFTRRQVM, from the coding sequence ATGCTTCAGCCAAAAAGAACCAAGTTCCGCAAACAGTTCAAGGGCAAGAACCGTGGGCTCGCGACGGTAGGGGCGAAGGTCAGCTTCGGCGAGTTCGGGCTGCAGGCGGTGGACCGCGGGCGCATTACCGCCCGGCAGATCGAAGCGGCGCGGCGCGCGATGGTCCGTCACATCAAGCGTGGCGGCAAGATCTGGATCCGGGTGTTCCCGGACGTGCCGGTTTCCAAGAAGCCGCTCGAGGTCCGGATGGGCAAGGGCAAGGGCAACGTGGAGTACTGGGTCTGCAAGATCCAGCCGGGTCGTGTGCTCTATGAAATGGAAGGGGTGAACGAGGAGACCGCGCGCGAGGCGTTCCGCCTGGCCGCTGCGAAGCTCCCGATCAAGACGACGTTCACGCGCAGGCAGGTGATGTGA
- the rplD gene encoding 50S ribosomal protein L4, with amino-acid sequence MQVITADTATAVELSAACFEREFNESLVHQSVVAQLAGARAGTRAQKGRTEVSGGGIKPFRQKGTGRARAGTIRSPLWRGGGKVFAASTRDFSEKLNRKMYRAAMASILSELLRQERLKLVESFRVESGKTRDAAAALRALGLESGLVVLGEAHDATWRALRNIPNIDVVTAAELNPVVLVGSETVVMTADAAKRVEEWLA; translated from the coding sequence ATGCAAGTGATAACCGCAGATACCGCCACCGCAGTCGAGCTGTCGGCCGCCTGCTTCGAGCGGGAATTCAACGAGTCGCTGGTGCACCAGAGTGTGGTCGCGCAGCTCGCCGGTGCACGTGCCGGCACGCGTGCGCAGAAAGGCCGTACCGAGGTCAGTGGCGGTGGCATCAAGCCGTTCCGCCAGAAGGGCACCGGGCGTGCCCGCGCCGGAACCATCCGCAGCCCGCTGTGGCGTGGGGGCGGTAAGGTGTTCGCGGCGAGCACGCGGGATTTCAGCGAGAAGCTGAACCGCAAGATGTATCGCGCTGCGATGGCGTCGATTCTCTCCGAACTGCTGCGCCAGGAGCGATTGAAGCTGGTCGAGAGCTTCCGCGTCGAGTCGGGCAAGACCCGCGACGCGGCAGCGGCGCTGCGCGCGCTCGGTCTGGAATCGGGCCTGGTGGTGCTGGGCGAGGCGCACGACGCGACTTGGCGGGCGCTGCGCAACATCCCGAATATCGATGTCGTGACCGCGGCCGAGCTGAACCCGGTGGTGCTAGTGGGTTCGGAGACCGTGGTGATGACCGCAGACGCGGCGAAGCGCGTTGAGGAGTGGCTGGCATGA
- the rplW gene encoding 50S ribosomal protein L23, with protein sequence MNPRLLQVILGPVVSEKSTAAGETSTHVFRVRPDATKQEIQQAVEKIFEVKVQSVRTLNMAGKMKRFGGRLGRRNHWKKAYVSLAAGEKIELGEGDQV encoded by the coding sequence ATGAACCCGCGTTTGTTGCAGGTGATCCTGGGTCCGGTAGTTTCGGAGAAGTCGACAGCGGCCGGCGAGACCTCCACTCATGTGTTCCGGGTGCGGCCGGATGCCACCAAGCAGGAAATTCAGCAGGCCGTCGAAAAGATCTTCGAGGTCAAGGTGCAGTCGGTGCGTACGCTGAACATGGCCGGGAAGATGAAGCGGTTCGGCGGCCGGCTCGGCCGGCGCAATCACTGGAAAAAGGCCTACGTGTCGCTCGCCGCGGGCGAAAAGATCGAACTGGGCGAAGGGGATCAGGTGTAA